A DNA window from Fodinibius sp. Rm-B-1B1-1 contains the following coding sequences:
- a CDS encoding SDR family NAD(P)-dependent oxidoreductase produces the protein MDFSDRHFIITGGAGSLGTAVVQLLLDAGARCSVPCFNKSELDNFDLTDHKNVFTKVDVDLTDEDQAQSFFEDAIDEQGPLWGSIHIAGGFGMGSIQKTSKADFMKQINLNLVTCYNSCRAAVQQFKDQGDGGRIVNIAARPALEPRQGAGMTAYTTSKAGVAALTESLAAEVVEDDILVNAIAPSVIDTSQNRESMPNANFDKWPKPEQLAQQIAYLVSPENKVTRGSVVSVYGKS, from the coding sequence ATGGATTTTTCCGATCGTCATTTCATCATAACAGGCGGTGCCGGCTCGTTGGGTACGGCCGTTGTGCAATTGCTTTTGGATGCTGGAGCTCGTTGCAGTGTACCCTGTTTTAACAAATCCGAGCTGGACAACTTTGATCTGACCGATCACAAAAACGTATTCACAAAAGTTGATGTAGATCTCACCGACGAAGATCAGGCACAATCGTTTTTTGAGGATGCGATAGACGAGCAGGGCCCACTTTGGGGGTCTATCCACATTGCCGGGGGATTTGGGATGGGTTCGATTCAGAAAACTTCCAAAGCTGATTTTATGAAGCAGATTAACTTGAACCTGGTTACCTGCTACAATAGTTGTCGGGCTGCCGTACAACAGTTTAAAGACCAAGGCGACGGTGGCCGTATTGTCAACATCGCCGCACGTCCCGCCTTGGAACCACGGCAAGGAGCCGGAATGACCGCCTACACGACATCCAAAGCAGGTGTGGCTGCACTCACGGAATCACTGGCCGCCGAGGTGGTCGAAGATGATATCTTGGTCAATGCTATCGCCCCTTCCGTAATTGACACCTCACAAAACCGTGAAAGCATGCCCAATGCCAATTTTGATAAATGGCCCAAGCCTGAGCAGCTGGCCCAACAGATTGCTTACTTAGTTTCGCCTGAAAATAAGGTGACGCGCGGGAGTGTGGTTTCGGTGTACGGTAAAAGCTGA
- a CDS encoding HAMP domain-containing sensor histidine kinase — translation MKLNLKTKLYAGLGFLVLLIILLWTSGLIFISTLADTSGAIIENNNRTVTYMQNMEQALTEIHLGMSRERLGKVDSLEQEILQNLRNQQQNITEEGEAELSNKLQKRIVKYFDAIDDQKNQSVSNDAFFQSLDEEYGQLQYLLAQITYMNLEAIHQKNDRAQKTAGNIIFYMSIIGIASLLLAVGLLINYPGYIVNPIQELIARIKSIANQNYDQRLEFETGDEYEELAKAFNTMAARLQEFESSNLAKIKSEKQRIEAVINQMNEAVIGLDNEDNILFVNAKAEELIGIDRELLVGKYVPDLAVKNDLIRKMLSDSNNEDKNKDQANSPDLIKLPTDDRFVYYSKEVQPVLLNEQSSNPKKKIGSIITLKNVTHFQEINEAKTNFIAVVSHELKTPIASINMSLRLLEDERVGPLNDEQSELIRNIRQDAERMKTTTAELLNLSKIETGNIQLNTQPAKPVDLLQYAYETMVMQANQKNIEISTESDQELSPVKVDLQKTVWVLVNLLSNAIRYTPQDGKIIMRGENKISSVQFSVVDMGEGIAEEHLDKIFQKYFQVYGDSDGSGLGLSIAKEFINAQGGEIGVESEVGKGSTFYFTLPKVKE, via the coding sequence ATGAAACTTAATCTTAAAACGAAACTGTATGCCGGTCTTGGTTTTTTAGTCTTACTGATTATTCTGCTGTGGACCAGCGGGCTAATTTTTATAAGTACACTGGCTGATACTTCGGGCGCGATTATTGAAAACAACAATCGTACGGTTACCTATATGCAGAATATGGAGCAGGCACTGACAGAAATCCATTTGGGGATGTCGAGAGAAAGATTGGGGAAAGTGGATTCGTTGGAGCAGGAGATTTTACAAAATCTACGCAATCAGCAACAAAACATTACGGAAGAGGGAGAGGCAGAACTCAGTAACAAGCTCCAAAAAAGGATAGTCAAATATTTTGATGCGATTGATGATCAAAAAAATCAGAGTGTTAGTAATGATGCATTCTTTCAATCCCTGGACGAGGAATATGGGCAACTACAATATTTGCTGGCACAGATTACTTATATGAACCTGGAGGCCATTCATCAGAAAAATGATCGGGCCCAGAAAACGGCTGGAAATATTATTTTTTACATGAGTATTATCGGTATTGCCAGCTTGTTATTGGCAGTGGGATTGTTGATAAACTATCCCGGCTACATTGTGAATCCGATCCAAGAGCTTATTGCCCGTATAAAGAGTATTGCCAACCAAAATTATGATCAGCGGCTGGAGTTTGAAACTGGGGACGAATACGAAGAGTTGGCCAAGGCGTTTAATACGATGGCGGCACGGCTGCAGGAATTTGAGTCGAGTAACCTGGCGAAAATAAAGAGTGAAAAGCAGCGGATTGAAGCTGTTATCAACCAGATGAATGAGGCAGTGATTGGCTTGGATAATGAAGACAATATTTTGTTTGTAAATGCCAAAGCCGAAGAGCTCATAGGCATTGATCGAGAACTGTTGGTGGGTAAATATGTCCCGGACTTAGCTGTTAAAAATGATTTGATTCGAAAGATGCTCTCTGATTCGAACAATGAGGATAAGAACAAGGATCAGGCCAATTCTCCGGATTTAATTAAGTTACCAACTGATGATCGGTTTGTGTATTACTCGAAGGAGGTTCAGCCGGTATTGTTGAATGAGCAATCTTCGAATCCCAAAAAGAAAATCGGATCTATTATTACCTTGAAAAATGTAACACATTTCCAGGAGATCAATGAGGCCAAAACCAACTTTATTGCAGTGGTTTCTCACGAGCTTAAAACGCCTATTGCTTCCATTAATATGAGTTTGCGTTTGCTCGAGGATGAACGAGTGGGACCGTTAAATGATGAGCAATCGGAGCTGATCAGGAATATACGTCAGGATGCCGAAAGGATGAAAACGACGACCGCTGAACTATTGAATTTATCTAAAATCGAAACGGGGAATATTCAGCTTAATACCCAGCCGGCCAAGCCAGTGGATCTGCTGCAATATGCCTACGAGACAATGGTTATGCAGGCGAATCAGAAAAATATTGAGATTTCTACCGAATCTGATCAAGAATTGTCCCCGGTAAAGGTTGATTTGCAGAAAACCGTTTGGGTGCTCGTTAATTTATTATCGAATGCTATTCGCTACACACCACAGGATGGAAAAATTATAATGCGGGGTGAGAATAAAATATCATCAGTACAATTTTCAGTCGTTGATATGGGAGAAGGCATTGCTGAGGAACATCTTGATAAAATATTTCAAAAGTATTTTCAGGTCTATGGTGATAGTGATGGCAGCGGATTGGGGCTGTCGATAGCCAAAGAATTTATTAACGCGCAGGGGGGAGAGATTGGCGTTGAAAGTGAAGTTGGCAAAGGAAGTACATTTTACTTCACGTTACCTAAGGTGAAAGAATAG